Proteins from a genomic interval of Papaver somniferum cultivar HN1 chromosome 4, ASM357369v1, whole genome shotgun sequence:
- the LOC113274281 gene encoding protein trichome birefringence-like 2 — MIKLRISEKLCQLLGIVPSPYRSKRIGSALIFGFGCIIGVSVLILTAIIFMFPSISSSLMNPMLQNNLNRYYHKISSPHSSQSSPSTTTSSPPPPPPPLSSSSPPPPPPPPQSPKLLDILTENTNSQTGINYTGNSYDNSSSNVSIDLPKEGELVDAKENLLSTSPSNSSSSYSNTAYGGDDDEDCDIYDGEWVRDVNQEPYYPPGSCPYIEKQPFDCYFNGKRDNEYLNWQWQWKSHPRNTGCSKNIPSFFNGTDFLERLRGKKLVLSGDSLNRNMYESLVCMLWNAVPDKTKVVRPSMQSEYKTRGDMSLIFKDYNCTVAYVWSVFLVNETNSKTRRSRGSELKQEVETLRLDQIDGLAASVYQDADIVVFDSYHWWVEGKTNNGINYFQEGDYLYPKLEIKKAFRKALTTWRKWIDNNIDSAKTQVVFRGFSLSHYVGGKWNTGGKCNLETEPIRSKEKYVNPDQSQLKILEDTLRKMKTPVIYMNVSKLTYYRSDGHPSVYGRNYTAQERIAAIQDCSHWCLPGVPDTWNELLYVSLVKAGKGSFGLR; from the exons ATGATAAAGCTTAGGATTTCAGAGAAGTTATGTCAGTTATTAGGGATAGTACCATCTCCTTATCGTTCAAAGAGAATAGGATCAGCGTTAATCTTCGGTTTTGGCTGCATCATTGGAGTTTCAGTACTCATTCTAACAGCTATCATCTTCATGTTCCCATCTATTTCTTCATCACTAATGAATCCGATGCTTCAAAACAATCTTAACAGGTACTACCACAAAATCTCTTCTCCCCATAGTTCACAATCTTCACCTAGTACCACTACTAGTTCTCCTCCACCACCGCCTCCTCCTCTTTCATCTTCATCTCCTCCACCTCCTCCACCTCCTCCTCAATCTCCAAAGTTGTTGGACATCTTGACTGAAAACACTAACAGTCAAACCGGCATAAATTACACCGGAAACAGTTATGACAACTCAAGTAGTAATGTTTCCATTGATCTTCCAAAAGAAGGAGAACTAGTGGATGCAAAAGAAAATTTGTTAAGTACTTCCCCAAGTAACTCTTCATCAAGTTATAGTAATACCGCatatggtggtgatgatgatgaagattgtGATATATATGATGGTGAATGGGTTAGGGACGTCAATCAGGAACCATATTACCCTCCTGGTTCTTGCCCATACATCGAAAAACAACCTTTCGATTGTTACTTCAATGGGAAACGTGATAACGAGTACCTAAATTGGCAGTGGCAGTGGAAATCTCATCCAAGAAATACAGGGTGCAGCAAGAATATCCCCAG CTTTTTCAATGGAACAGATTTCTTAGAGAGGTTGAGAGGAAAAAAGTTGGTACTTTCCGGGGATTCCTTGAATAGAAATATGTACGAGTCTCTCGTTTGTATGCTTTGGAATGCCGTTCCAGATAAGACCAAAGTTGTTAGGCCATCTATGCAATCAGAATACAAGACAAGAGGAGATATGTCTTTAATTTTCAAG GACTACAACTGTACCGTAGCATATGTATGGTCCGTGTTTCTAGTAAATGAAACGAATTCAAAGACCCGTAGAAGCCGGGGAAGTGAATTAAAACAAGAAGTGGAGACTCTAAGGCTGGACCAGATTGATGGTCTCGCGGCATCCGTGTATCAAGATGCCGATATTGTAGTTTTCGACTCATATCATTGGTGGGTTGAGGGGAAAACTAATAACGG AATTAACTATTTTCAAGAAGGCGATTACTTATACCCGAAACTGGAGATAAAGAAAGCATTCAGAAAAGCTCTTACTACTTGGAGGAAATGGATTGACAACAACATTGATTCTGCCAAAACCCAAGTTGTTTTCAGAGGATTTTCGCTTTCTCACTACGT AGGAGGGAAATGGAATACCGGTGGAAAATGCAACTTAGAAACAGAGCCTATAAGGAGTAAAGAAAAATACGTAAACCCAGATCAATCACAACTGAAAATACTAGAAGACACTCTTCGGAAAATGAAGACTCCTGTAATATATATGAATGTCAGTAAACTCACTTATTACCGCTCTGATGGACATCCTTCAGTGTATGGAAGAAATTACACTGCTCAAGAGAGAATTGCAGCTATTCAGGATTGTAGTCATTGGTGTTTACCAGGTGTACCTGATACATGGAATGAGTTGCTGTATGTTTCTCTAGTGAAGGCTGGTAAAGGATCTTTCGGCCTGCGATAG
- the LOC113274283 gene encoding protein trichome birefringence-like 2 — protein MRTLKIREKLCLLPGILSYHSPRKNGLSVVLFVFGCAVGASIFMLTAIIFTFPWISPSLMNPMLQNNLNLKFSFPYWQLSPSSTIITSNTTTIATATASTSFSSARNFSRTGNNETETYHMENSLKNSSVVFVDLPRVRELVVTKPPTSNYSSDSNSVLVETVQTNGDDSSDGIGSCDIFDGEWVRDNNKQPYYPPGSCPFVEGQNSACYNNGRRDDQFLKWQWKSQQTNARCDSNNIPSFLNATDFLERLRGKKLVFAGDSLNRNMFISLLCILWNVVPDKTKVFRPSGEFKSRGDFSIRYDDYNCTVVFVWSPFLVNETNPINRRSKIDLRPETLRLDLVDQLASSVYRDADVVVFDSWHWWTGPKTNNGNNYFQEGNYLYPRLDMIKAYRKGVTTWGKWIDNNIDPNKTQIVFRGYSVSHYRGGRWNTGGKCNKETEPIMSDETYIERSPAQVNVLEKALRRMKTPVLYLNVSKLTYYRADAHPSVYGKNFTAQERIIALDHQDCVHWCLPGVPDTWNELLYASLLKAGKGSFGTQYF, from the exons ATGAGAACTCTTAAGATTCGAGAGAAACTATGTCTCTTACCCGGGATACTGTCGTATCACTCACCAAGGAAAAATGGATTGTCAGTAGTCCTCTTTGTGTTTGGTTGTGCTGTCGGAGCTTCTATCTTTATGCTAACAGCTATTATCTTCACGTTCCCATGGATATCTCCATCCCTAATGAATCCCATGCTTCAGAATAATCTTAATCTCAAATTTTCTTTTCCATACTGGCAACTATCCCCAAGTAGTACCATTATTACTAGTAATACAACAACTATCGCTACAGCTACTGCttctacttctttttcttctgctCGGAATTTTTCAAGAACCGGGAATAATGAAACCGAAACATATCATATGGAAAACAGTCTAAAGAACTCGAGTGTTGTTTTTGTTGATCTTCCGAGAGTTAGAGAATTGGTGGTTACAAAACCCCCAACAAGTAATTATTCTAGTGATAGTAATAGTGTATTAGTGGAGACGGTACAAACTAATGGTGATGATTCTTCCGATGGCATTGGCAGCTGTGATATTTTTGATGGTGAATGGGTAAGGGACAACAATAAGCAACCATACTATCCTCCTGGTTCTTGTCCATTTGTCGAGGGTCAAAATTCTGCTTGTTACAATAATGGAAGACGGGATGACCAGTTCCTCAAGTGGCAATGGAAGTCTCAACAGACAAATGCACGATGTGATAGTAATAATATTCCCAG TTTCCTTAATGCGACTGATTTTCTTGAGAGATTGAGAGGGAAAAAATTGGTATTTGCTGGGGATTCTTTGAATAGAAATATGTTTATCTCTCTGCTGTGCATCCTTTGGAATGTCGTTCCAGACAAGACGAAAGTTTTTAGGCCCTCTGGGGAATTTAAGTCAAGAGGGGATTTTTCAATAAGATATGAT GATTATAACTGCACCGTAGTGTTTGTGTGGTCTCCGTTTCTGGTTAATGAAACGAATCCGATAAACCGGAGAAGCAAGATAGATCTCAGGCCCGAGACATTAAGATTGGATTTGGTTGACCAACTGGCGTCTTCGGTATATCGTGATGCTGATGTTGTTGTTTTCGATTCATGGCATTGGTGGACTGGTCCGAAAACTAACAATGG GAATAACTATTTTCAAGAAGGTAATTACTTGTACCCAAGACTAGATATGATTAAAGCATACAGGAAAGGTGTTACTACTTGGGGCAAATGGATTGACAACAACATTGATCCTAACAAAACCCAGATTGTATTCAGAGGGTATTCAGTTTCTCATTACAG AGGAGGGAGATGGAACACGGGGGGGAAATGCAATAAGGAAACAGAGCCAATCATGAGTGACGAGACATACATAGAGAGATCACCTGCACAGGTGAATGTATTAGAAAAGGCTCTTAGACGAATGAAGACACCTGTTTTATATCTGAATGTCAGTAAACTAACATATTACCGAGCCGATGCACACCCTTCAGTGTATGGAAAGAATTTTACGGCTCAAGAGAGGATTATAGCTCTTGATCATCAAGATTGTGTTCATTGGTGCTTGCCTGGTGTGCCTGATACATGGAATGAGTTGTTGTATGCTTCTCTCTTGAAAGCTGGTAAAGGGTCTTTTGGCACACAATATTTCTAA